TGAGGTTTTGTATAGCTCAACATTTGTAAACGCTGCTTTAAAGTTAAATAAAGACATGGGAACTGCTGCAATCATTGGTGGTGGTGATGGTGGAGTTGCAAGAGAGTGCATGTCTAAAGGTTTTGATTTTATAGACTGGTATGAACTTGACCCAGAAGTAGTCGAGGTTTGTAATAAACACCTTGGAAGCATTGGTAATAAATCAACAGAAAAAAATTCAGTTAAATGTATTTGGGGTGATGCTTTTGAAAGTATAAAATCTGTCGAAGATGACAAGTATGATAAAATTTTTGTAGACCTTAACGATGATCTGTTTTGTATAGATCTTGCTTCCAAAAACATGGATTCCTTGATTAGAATATTAAAACCTAATGGAGTAATCACTGCTCAAGTAGGTAGCCAAGATAAAAAACCAGAGCAAGTAGAGAAATGGTTAGATGTTTTCAATAAGAATTTTGGAAATACAACTTTGGATAGGGTTTACATTCCAAGTTTTGACTGTTCTTGGAACTTTTCATCATCAATTAATCACTAAAAATTTCTTTTTAAATTCTTAAATTTATGAAATAAATCCTCATAATCATATGGAGGAAAAAATGAATATATTTAAAAAAACAATATTAAGTGTTCTTGCTTCTTTATTATTAATCGGAAATGTTTACGCTGATAAAATAAAGATTGGAACAGAAGGTGCTTACCCACCATGGAACTCTAAGGATGCTTCAGGTGCTCTTATTGGTTTTGAGGTTGA
The nucleotide sequence above comes from Candidatus Pelagibacter giovannonii. Encoded proteins:
- the speD gene encoding adenosylmethionine decarboxylase → MTKVGEHITLDIIGTTQEYDPSVYENVIRKIAKAAEVTILEISKYKFEPQGFTILALLAESHISFHTFPEKGIISFDFFTCGKVSPSVALDIVKKEFKYKRIVTKAFDRDTKSLYHDIYSSPGLQKSYVVNEVLEDFKSKVGQHIEILDLEQFGKSLFIDNEIQVATNDEVLYSSTFVNAALKLNKDMGTAAIIGGGDGGVARECMSKGFDFIDWYELDPEVVEVCNKHLGSIGNKSTEKNSVKCIWGDAFESIKSVEDDKYDKIFVDLNDDLFCIDLASKNMDSLIRILKPNGVITAQVGSQDKKPEQVEKWLDVFNKNFGNTTLDRVYIPSFDCSWNFSSSINH